In the Motacilla alba alba isolate MOTALB_02 chromosome 6, Motacilla_alba_V1.0_pri, whole genome shotgun sequence genome, ACTAGTTTGTTGTCCTCAGttaatgcttcattttttaGTGGGAAGATAACTTGGCCTAGGAGATGATGCTTCTTCTGTTTATCAACATGATAAACCAAAAACTTTAGTGTCCTTTGGAGCAACATTTTACTGGAAACCTGTACAGGAAAACGAagaatattaataattataaaacATCTGACACTTTCCTATTCTAGCATGActtcaaaggaaatatttttcaaactgtGGTAAGTTTAGGTGGAGATTTCCTTTAATTATTTgaagtacttttaaaatttgtgctATGTGGAAGTCCAGATCCAAGCTGCAATACGAGTTCACTTGAAAGCTCTGAAGTTGGTGTTTTTTTAGCTCATATGGATCTAGTGCTGTGTGATGCATTCACTTTCAGACACAAATGTTTAgaatctttaaatattttttcagttgtctgaaacacaaacttttgtggttttaaagGTGTTGTGGTTTGTGCTGAAAGCCTGTTAGCATGGGAAGCAAAGGTGTGCAGTACTGTACAAATAGCAACCCAGAGATTCCTCCTAGGTTCTGCTGTGTAGCCTACTTCCAcagcaaagaaaccaaaagCTGTGAAAGCATTATGTCAGTATTGGCTCCTTCTGGACTTCTAGAACTGCTGGGCTGAACTGCTCAGCTGTAGTTCAAACTGGAGTTTTCATTATTCCCAGGGCAAGTTCTGGAATCCTTAACTTAGTACAGACTAGAAGTAAGATCGGTTCTGTAGTCCAGAATCTCCAGAAGCCCCAGTAAAAAATCTTGTCTCTGGTGGAAACAACTTCTCTCTTGGTAGAAGCGTTGTGAACATACAAACATGTACTGTAGTTTGACAAGTTAATGCTTGCAAACAAAAATCTGCCtcatcaaaagaaaaagtacctggaaaacaaagttttcatCAAACTGCGGGTTAAGAGTTTTACGTTTTGTTTTGGACTGCAGGTAGCTTCTTTCATCAGGCAGCAGGTAGATTTTCACAAATGGACTGCAGGAGtcagcaggagcctgcagctTTCTGACTTTGATCAAGGAGACGAGGAGCCTTTCTGACTCTTGCTCGTATTCTATGGAGAACCAGAGGCGGCCAATGCTGCCATCAGGAAAATCTGTTTCGCTTTTGTCTTCAGGAACCTTGTACAGATCTGGGTTAATGGTCCCTACAACATAAGCTCCAGCTGcaagaaaaggcaaagcaagCACCCTCAGATTAGCCTCAAGAACCACTGCCGGCATTTTTATAACCACTGCTGTGTTTGGGTAAAGCAAATTCCCCTCTTTATTAACAATTAAGTTTTTTTTGTAAGagtttcatattttatttccttttccctcaaaTTTGGGGGAGTAATTGTAGGCTGCACCACTTTTCTCTTATTCCTGTGATTCTACCAGGTTAGTTCTAGCTATTTGTTGTTGCGGTGTGCACCTGGTGACTGCTgttcctggggacagcagaCACTTCCTGGCCTTTACAAAATATGGGAGGAGAGGTTGCTTCGTCTGCCAAATAAGCAAAGTACCACAACACTGGGACCAAAATTACTACCTTCTTGCCCAATGctcatatataaaatatataaatgcatAGAGCCTTTAGGGCTTGTGCTGTGTAATGCAATCTCTGCTGTGCCCCCTAGTATTATGCTTCATAATACTAAAGCCACCCTACCCTTAAAAATAGTCCCATTTTTGCAATGCCATACCCAAAGAATGAAATGATGACCGTGGTCCAGACTGAGGGGTCATGAAGGGGTCCCTGTCTTCCTGAACCTGTTCTTCATTTGTCAGGTGAATCCAGTCTCGCCCATGCAGTGTTGGTGGAATGATAAATGGAACACTTCTGGACCTGCACAAGACAACAGCACCTATTGACTCTTCTGGTTTAAAGCTGGAAACCAAACTTGATGAGAGTAGTAAGTTTACTGTTCTTATGTCACAATGTAAAAATTCTACAGACATGCAAAGGTAAAACTAAaatcaaaaagcaaataaaatcaattGCTTAATCCATAAAAAGGCAGTGAGGCACATTAGGTCTTAATTCTTCTGACAGATTCTTCTCTTaccccctttccttccctttagAATTTAtctttcaaagaaaaggaagaattaaCTGCAGCTGCTTGTTTTAGAGTCCAAACCCCCTGCAATGATTAATTCTCTTAGAGAGTCTCCTTCCTGAACTAAATCctgttgtttttgttattaGACTAGAAATTACTCTGGAACATAGGCTGGGTTTGTCTAACAGGTAAAGCTATCCAGTCACCAATTACACTTGAATATATTCtctcttttaaataaatcaggAATAATCATCACTTTCATAGTTAAATTATCCTTTTCCTAAAGGAACCTAAAAACAGATTATGACTgatattttcatataatttaGGGATCtcctttatttctgttcatGCATATATTTGGATCACCTGCTCATTTGACATTTGACAAGTTGAAATAAATTACATAGCATATGctttaaacacaaaatgaaaatagataCCTTGTGCTTTTTAGATGAATCTCAGAATTTGCCTGATCCTGGATAATGGCATCTGCGTTTGTTGTTTTGACAGGATTGATGAGCTTTTCATAAGAAAAGAGGCGGCAAAattttttccagagcagataCGC is a window encoding:
- the LOC119702455 gene encoding synaptotagmin-15-like isoform X2 codes for the protein MPAVVLEANLRVLALPFLAAGAYVVGTINPDLYKVPEDKSETDFPDGSIGRLWFSIEYEQESERLLVSLIKVRKLQAPADSCSPFVKIYLLPDERSYLQSKTKRKTLNPQFDENFVFQVSSKMLLQRTLKFLVYHVDKQKKHHLLGQVIFPLKNEALTEDNKLVIWRDLEKENLEPPSEHGDIQFSLSYNDYLGRLTVVVLRARGLKLQEESPAAGVYVKVSLMNHNKFVKSKKTASLLGTANPVYNETFSFKTDQTELDTASLSLSVLQSNKGEKTLLLGRVVVGPFMYTRGRELEHWNEMISKPKELVKRWHALCHST
- the LOC119702455 gene encoding synaptotagmin-15-like isoform X3, which translates into the protein MTPQSGPRSSFHSLAGAYVVGTINPDLYKVPEDKSETDFPDGSIGRLWFSIEYEQESERLLVSLIKVRKLQAPADSCSPFVKIYLLPDERSYLQSKTKRKTLNPQFDENFVFQVSSKMLLQRTLKFLVYHVDKQKKHHLLGQVIFPLKNEALTEDNKLVIWRDLEKENLEPPSEHGDIQFSLSYNDYLGRLTVVVLRARGLKLQEESPAAGVYVKVSLMNHNKFVKSKKTASLLGTANPVYNETFSFKTDQTELDTASLSLSVLQSNKGEKTLLLGRVVVGPFMYTRGRELEHWNEMISKPKELVKRWHALCHST